Proteins co-encoded in one Ziziphus jujuba cultivar Dongzao chromosome 9, ASM3175591v1 genomic window:
- the LOC112492737 gene encoding clustered mitochondria protein-like, whose protein sequence is MRVTPRDANYIGPGSRFCILRPELITAFCQAKATERSKTKSTSQGDAHIASNSPNVDGEIQINGFRLPTKVLGLGDIEGKG, encoded by the exons ATGAGAGTCACTCCTCGTGATGCAAACTACATTGGACCTGGGTCTCGATTTTGTATCTTGAGACCAGAATTAATTACAGCTTTTTGCCAG GCCAAAGCTACAGAGAGATCCAAAACTAAGTCCACGTCTCAAGGAGATGCTCATATTGCCAGTAATTCTCCAAATGTTGATGGTGAAATACAG ataaatggattcagattaccaacgaaggttttgggactcggagatatcgagggcaaaggttaa
- the LOC132799530 gene encoding uncharacterized protein LOC132799530, which yields MQEYVLGIRMKESKPWKYVNHLLIPLNKRNIHWVVGHVDLKERRMTVYDSDKAGNRYKGQIYFQKLCIMLPYLLRSASFYEQRPDLVDSVDEFTCELAQNTPQQSNGGDCGIFTLKTIEFLHARLPLTFTQDNMEFFRKKYAYEVYNKELSI from the exons atgcaagaatatgtgctggggattcgaatgaaggagtccaagccatggaaatacgtaaatcat ttgttgattccactaaacaagcgcaacatacattgggtggtagggcacgtggacttaAAAGAGCGTCGCATGACTGTATATGATTCAGATAAGGCTGGTAACCGATACAAGggacaaatttatttccagaaattatgcataatgttaccatatttactgcggtctgcatccttttatgagcagcggccggatcttgtagactccgttgacgagtttacatgtgaattggcacaaaatacccctcagcaaagtaacgg tggtgactgtggcatatttacactcaagaccatcgaattcttacatgctagattaccattgacattcacacaagataacatggagttctttaggaagaagtatgcatatgaggtttacaacaaagaacttagcatatga